From Malassezia restricta chromosome VIII, complete sequence, the proteins below share one genomic window:
- a CDS encoding DNA polymerase delta subunit 1 encodes MSMADDASHKRRKIHAQPGSFTDTLANLDDAQTDPSATWERPPLAPLDATQHSVVFQQIDVEECQLSHAVPEIRMYGATQEGHPVLVHVHGFLPYFYVHAPRGFFASTCADLKNSVNASFGMNVVADVALESKKNLMQYTGPESIAFLKITVSDLRSLPRVRGAFERGEISFRDLFVAGEPNVSFDNVAYTLRFMIDHQVVGMNWIEIPAGRYTLRAPNERISRCQIELDCGPDAIVSHAPHDEWLKMAPLRTLSFDIECAGRKGVFPDPNVDPVIQIANMVTRQGESAPFVKNIFTLGSCSHIVGCHVMSFDTEVELLEAWSDFVQRVDPDVVIGYNISNFDFPYLLDRAKALKVTTFPFLGREKNARSEAKDTHFSSKAYGTRDSKHTELQGRIQLDMLQVMQRDYKLRSYSLNSVSFEFLKEQKEDVHHSLITELQNAGPETRRRLAVYCLKDAYLPQRLMDKLMCLINYTEMARVTGVPFNYLLSRGQQIKVISQLFRKAREDGYLIPAYKNEGGDDQYEGATVLDPKQGYYDKPIATLDFASLYPSIMMAHNLCYTTLIDKRTIERLALVEGQDYVVTPNKNYFVTTSRRKGLLPDVLEHLLAARKAAKADLKKETDPLRRAVLDGRQLALKVSANSVYGFTGATVGRLPCLEISMSVTAYGRQMIEETKRQVEARYTIKNGYAHDAVVIYGDTDSVMVKFGVSHVEEAMALGAEAAEYVSKSFVKPIRLEFEKVYFPYLLINKKRYAGLYWTRPETHDKMDTKGIETVRRDNCRLVRTVIETCLRKMLIDRDVRGAEDYAKQVIADLLQNKIDMSQLVISKALAKADYAAKQAHVELAERMRKRDAGSAPALGDRVAYVIVKGTKGSAAYEKSEDPLYALEHNIPIDTRYYLDNQLSKPLLRIFEPILGERANSLLSGEHTRVLQVATSNVGALMKFAVKTVQCLGCRTPLKDQHAAVCSNCKPRETELYFDKVRRVSEAEMEFNRLWTCCQRCQGSLANDVLCSNQDCPIFFKRKRAQMDAEDANHVVQRFDLSW; translated from the exons ATGTCCATGGCAGATGACGCGTCGCATAAGCGACGCAAAATCCATGCTCAGCCAGGTTCATTCACTGATACGCTAGCAAATCTAGATGATGCACAGACTG ATCCCAGCGCGACATGGGAACGGCCGCCACTTGCACCACTGGACGCGACTCAGCACAGCGTGGTGTTCCAGCAAATTGACGTGGAAGAGTGCCAGCTATCTCATGCGGTACCAGAGATTCGCATGTACGGCGCAACGCAGGAAGGGCACCCCGTCTTGGTACATGTGCACGGATTTCTCCCCTACTTTTACGTACACGCGCCCCGTGGCTTTTTCGCATCTACGTGTGCGGACCTGAAGAATTCAGTCAATGCATCGTTTGGAATGAATGTAGTAGCGGATGTGGCGCTTGAAAGCAAAAAGAATCTGATGCAGTACACGGGCCCTGAAAGCATTGCCTTTCTGAAAATTACGGTGAGTGATCTACGTTCCTTGCCGCGTGTGCGAGGCGCGTTTGAGCGCGGCGAGATTTCGTTTCGTGACTTGTTTGTCGCTGGTGAGCCGAATGTATCGTTTGACAACGTGGCCTATACGCTCCGCTTCATGATTGATCACCAGGTGGTGGGTATGAACTGGATTGAGATTCCTGCTGGCCGATATACCCTTCGAGCGCCGAACGAGCGTATTTCACGGTGCCAAATTGAGCTCGACTGTGGGCCGGATGCGATCGTGTCGCATGCGCCCCATGACGAGTGGCTCAAGatggcgccgctgcgtaCGCTCAGCTTCGATATTGAGTGTGCGGGTCGGAAAGGTGTGTTTCCGGACCCGAACGTGGACCCTGTCATTCAGATCGCGAATATGGTGACGCGGCAAGGCGAGTCGGCGCCCTTTGTAAAGAACATTTTCACGCTCGGCTCGTGTTCGCACATTGTGGGGTGCCATGTGATGTCGTTTGACACGGAAGTCGAGCTTCTCGAGGCGTGGTCTGACTTTGTGCAGCGTGTGGATCCTGATGTGGTCATTGGGTATAACATTTCCAACTTTGACTTCCCCTACCTGCTGGACCGTGCCAAGGCTCTGAAAGTGACCACGTTCCCGTTTCTAGGTCGTGAAAAGAATGCGCGCAGCGAGGCCAAAGACACACACTTCTCATCCAAGGCGTACGGTACGCGCGACTCGAAGCACACAGAATTGCAGGGCCGTATCCAGCTGGATATGCTGCAAGTCATGCAGCGAGATTACAAGCTGCGCAGCTATTCGCTGAATTCTGTGTCGTTCGAGTTTCTGAAGGAACAGAAGGAAGATGTGCATCACTCGCTCATCACCGAGCTGCAGAACGCGGGGCCAGAGACTCGACGCCGATTGGCCGTGTACTGTCTGAAGGATGCCTATTTGCCGCAGCGATTGATGGACAAGCTCATGTGTCTGATCAATTACACAGAAATGGCGCGTGTCACAGGCGTGCCGTTCAACTACCTCCTGAGCCGTGGTCAGCAAATCAAGGTGATATCGCAGCTATTCCGCAAGGCGCGTGAAGATGGCTACTTGATCCCCGCGTACAAAAATGAGGGCGGCGACGACCAGTATGAGGGTGCCACGGTCCTAGATCCTAAGCAGGGCTACTATGACAAGCCCATTGCCACGCTGGATTTTGCGTCGCTGTATCCGTCTATCATGATGGCGCACAATCTGTGCTATACGACGCTGATCGACAAGCGCACCATTGAGCGGCTGGCACTGGTCGAAGGGCAGGACTATGTCGTGACGCCGAACAAGAACTATTTCGTCACGACCTCGCGTCGAAAGGGCCTGTTGCCCGATGTGTTGGAGCATTTGCTGGCAGCACGTAAAGCGGCCAAGGCCGATCTTAAGAAGGAGACAGATCCGCTGCGGCGTGCGGTGCTGGATGGTCGTCAGCTTGCGCTGAAGGTGAGTGCGAATTCCGTGTACGGTTTCACTGGTGCGACGGTCGGCCGTTTGCCATGCCTGGAGATTTCCATGAGTGTCACCGCGTATGGCCGTCAGATGATTGAGGAGACCAAGCGCCAAGTCGAGGCGCGGTACACGATCAAGAACGGCTACGCCCATGATGCGGTCGTCATATACGGTGACACAGACTCGGTGATGGTCAAGTTTGGCGTGAGTCACGTCGAGGAGGCCATGGCACTTGGTGCGGAGGCGGCCGAGTACGTGAGCAAGTCGTTTGTCAAGCCGATTCGACTTGAGTTCGAGAAGGTCTACTTTCCCTACTTGTTGATCAACAAGAAGCGGTATGCTGGTTTGTACTGGACGCGTCCAGAGACGCACGATAAGATGGACACCAAGGGTATCGAGACGGTGCGCCGTGACAATTGCCGACTCGTGCGCACGGTGATTGAGACGTGTCTGCGCAAGATGCTGATTGACCGGGACGTGCGTGGGGCGGAAGACTATGCCAAGCAAGTGATTGCCGACCTGCTGCAGAACAAGATTGACATGTCGCAGCTGGTGATATCCAAGGCGCTTGCCAAGGCGGACTATGCGGCGAAGCAAGCGCATGTCGAGTTGgctgagcgcatgcgcaagcGTGACGCTGGCTCAGCGCCCGCGTTGGGCGACCGTGTGGCGTATGTGATTGTCAAGGGAACGAAGGGCAGTGCCGCGTATGAAAAGTCCGAGGATCCACTGTATGCGCTGGAGCACAATATTCCGATCGACACGCGCTACTATCTCGACAACCAGCTGTCCAAGCCGCTGTTGCGTATCTTTGAGCCGATTCTCGGCGAGCGGGCCAATAGCCTGTTGAGTGGCGAGCATACCCGCGTTCTACAAGTCGCCACGTCGAATGTGGGTGCGCTCATGAAGTTTGCGGTCAAGACGGTGCAGTGCCTGGGGTGTCGTACGCCGCTCAAGGATCAGCATGCGGCCGTGTGCTCGAACTGCAAGCCGCGTGAGACGGAGCTGTACTTTGACAAGGTGCGGCGTGTGAGTGAGGCTGAGATGGAGTTCAACCGGCTGTGGACGTGCTGCCAACGGTGTCAGGGTTCGCTGGCGAATGACGTCTTGTGTTCGAACCAAGACTGCCCGATTTTCTTTAAGCGCAAGCGGGCGCAGATGGACGCGGAGGATGCGAATcatgtcgtgcagcgctTTGATCTATCGTGGTAA